TCATAACGGCGGTAATAGAAGAGGAAAAATCGTCCAAAAAAAGAATGCCAAGTCCGATAGTCGCACCCTGTTCCACTACTTCTGCAACCGCTGGGACACCAGATTTTCCCTCTGCCAGAAAACAGCCTTTTAGGCAGGCACAGACTGAGATAAAAGGTAAGCCGATCGCAAGAATCCGCAGAGGAAGACTACCGGAAAGCAAAGGACCAAAAAGCGGTGCAAGAAGCTCAAATAAGAGACAGGCGCTGCAGCTGATCAAAAGACTGAAGCAGAGGCACTTTCGAATAATTCGACGGTCGTTTCCATGTTCCGCTACCATACGAGTCGTACAAAAAGAGGCCCCGGCGGCAGAAAGGCTGACTCCTAAAACAAAGACAGAAAGATTCAGTTGATATAGCCCCATTGCGGCTGTGCCGAGATGGGTACAGAGGTATCCGCGATACCAGATATCAGTCAGACGTAAAAGTCCGTTTGTAATCGTAAGGATAGCGGCGCTTTGGAAGAATTTGCGTTCATTCATGTACATCCCTCCGCTTTATTATATTGAAAGACGGGGGTAAACATGTTAAACTTAATAAAAGGATTTGAATGCATTAAAGGAGTTTTAGAATGGATTGGACAGACCTGACCGTTACGGTTTTACAGAAAGACAGTGAAACAGCCGAAGCAATCGCACAAATGGTAGTTCCCTATGGAATTTATATTGAAGATTATTCCGATTTGGAAGAAGGCACATGGGAAATTACGCATGTCGATGTGATTGGTGAAGAACTTTTAAAAAAAGATCGGTCAAAAACGATTATCCATATTTATTTGGAACCGGATCAGAATCCGGCAGAAGCCACTGCTTTTTTGCAGGAAAGGCTGAAAGCATCTGGAATTAAAAGCGAGATCGGTTCTTCAAACTGCAGGATGGAAGACTGGATTAATAACTGGAGAAAATATTTTCATCCCATCCCAGTAGGAAAAAAACTTTTGATTCGTCCGGATTGGGAAGAAGTGAAGGACCCAGGAGGACGTACGGTGCTGCACTTAGAGCCAGGGCTTGCTTTTGGAACCGGTACGCATGAGACGACCAGACTGTGCCTGGAGCTTTTAGAGACCTATTTGAAGCCGGGGGACGAGGTCCTTGATGTTGGATGCGGAAGTGGGATCTTGGGAGTGGCAGCGCTCCTTTTGGGCGCAAAAAAAGCGGTCGGGGTTGATATTGACCCGTTGGCGGTTGAGACGGCCGTGAGCAATGCAAAACGCAACGGAGTAGCGGATTCCTTTGTGGGAATTTCCGGCGATTTAACGGAGAAAGTAACCGGAACCTATCAGATCGTAGTTGCAAACATTGTGGCGGATGTGATTTTGCGGCTTACAAAAGATGTGGAGCGGTTTTTCTGTGAGGATACGGTTTATCTGATGAGTGGGATCATTGATGAGCGTGAACAGGATGTTTTGGACGGTCTTAAAGACCGGTTTGAAATTTTGGAGCGTCGGGAAGAACGTGGCTGGGTCGCTTTGGCAGCCAGAAGAAAAAAGAATCTTTAAAAACAAAAACAGCCTTCTGATATCTTTAAAAGATACCGGAAGGCTGTTTTTATGGTTCGGTTAATTTTCCGGATAATTCCCCAAAAATGAGAAGCGCGGCAGTTCATCCCAAAGAGAACACAAAAGTTCCAACACAACAGGATCGTGGATATTTCCGGAAAAATCCAAATAAAAATCATACTCGAATTCTTTTCCAATAATCGGGCGGGATTCAATCTTTGTCAGATTCATTTCTGCTGCAGCAAAACGGGAGAGAACACCGTTTAAGCTGCCGGTACGGTGGGGTAGATTAAAGCAGACACTGATCTTATCAGCTTTTTTAGAAAGACAAAGCTCACGGCTCAATACCAAAAATCGGGTATGGTTCGCACTGCAGTTCTGTACCTTCAGCGGAACAATTTTGAGCTGATTCTCTTCGGCAGCTTTTTTTCCGCAGAGCGCAGCCGAATTTGGATCTTTTGCAGCCATAGCGGCAGCTTCTGTTGTGCTTCTGCACTTTTTGACTGAAAGACCACAGGATTCTACAAAAGTGCTGCACTGCATCAAAGGTTGTGGGTGGCTGTAAAGTGACGTTACCCCGTCAAGTGATCCGGATTTACTTGCCAAAACATTATTGACGCATAATTTTCCGGCAGCAATGATATAGTATCGGTATTTTAAGAGTAGATCATATACTTCCAGAACACTTCCGGCAGAAGAATTTTCGATCGGGACCAGAGCGAGGTCCGCGTCTTCCTTTTCGAGCGTGGAAAAGATAGACGAAAAATTCGGACAGAAAACCGGCTGTGCTTTTGGATAAAGGGTTAATAGTTCCAAATGGCTATAACTTCCAGGGCTGCCGAGGCAGGCAATTCGATTACTTTTCTTAGGTGCTTCCCGGGCGTTTTGCAAGAGCTGCCGCAGTGGTTTTCCGGCACTTAGCATTTGGTGTTGCAGCGCGCGGCTTTGACTCATGATTGCTGAAAAGATCACACGGGCAGTACCGCCGTATTCTCCGGCTTCCTTTTCCACGCGGTCAAGAATTTCTTCTTCCCGCTTGCTATTGAGTACGGGAATTTGGTGCTCTTTTTTATAGACGGCAACTTTTTTTGCACATTCCATTCGTGCTGTTAAAAGTGGCAAAAGCTGTGCGTCGATTTGATCGATTTCTTTCCTGATATCAGATAGTTCCATCTTTTAGTCCCTCCAGAGATTCATGATTGCAAGAGCCGCAGCGGCTTCTACCACAGGGATCGCCCGCGGTACGATGCAGGGATCGTGACGCCCTTTGATTTGAAGCTTTACGTTGCGGTGTGTCGATAGATCAACGCTATTTTGCTCTTTTGCAATGGAGGGAGTCGGCTTAAAAGCACAGCGGAAAATCAATGGCATTCCGGTTGTAATTCCACCTAGAATTCCTCCGACGTGATTGGTATGCGTTTTGATGGAACCTGTTTCATCGTAAAAATACGAATCGTTATTTTCGCTGCCTAAAAGGGAAGAGACTTTGAATCCATCGCCAAATTCTACACCCTTGCAGGCGGGAATTCCAAATAAAATGGAAGAAAGAACACTCTCTACACCGCCAAACATGCCTTCCTCTGCATAGCCACCGGGAATTCCCACACAGGCGCATTCGACGATTCCACCGACGCTGTCCGCTTGCAGACGTGCAGCCTCAATTTTCTGCCGCATTTTTTCCTGTGCTTTTGAATCAATAACGGAAAAGAAAGCGGTATTCAGTGCGGAAAGTGTTTTGGCATCAATATTGACGCTGTCGAAAGGCGTGTCAAAAACATTATGAACTGCGTAGGCATGTGCACCGATTACAATGCCGCGTCGTTCTAAGATTTGACGGCAGATGGCGCCGGCAAGGACGAGAGGCGCAGTCAGTCTGCCGGAAAAGTGGCCGCCGCCTCTCAAATCGGAAAAGCCGTGATATCGGAGAAAAGCAGCATAATCGGCATGACCGGGGCGCGGAATATTTTTAAGAGATTCATAATCTCCAGAATGTTGATTGCTGTTTTCGATGACGGCACAGAGAGGTGCTCCGGTTGTGATTTGATTGCAAATGCCGGAAACGATGATCGGTGTATCGCTCTCTTTGCGGGCAGTAGCAGTTGGGTCATTCCCGGGAGCTCTGCGCGCCATCTGCTTTTTTACTGCCTCTAAATCAATCATTTCTCCCGCGGGAAGGCCCTCTAACACCATACCAATCATAGGACCATGACTTTCTCCAAAGATTGTTAGTTTTACACGTTCACCCCATGATGACATGGACGTTTCCCCCTAATCGTTTAAAATCTTCAAAAAAATTCGGATAGCTTTTTTGAATAGCTTCTGCACCGTGAATGGTTACCGGACTCTCGGCAGAGAGAGCAGCAATCGAAAGCGCCATCACGATTCGATGATCATGGAAGCCATCCACTTCTCCACCATGAAAAGCCGAGATTCCATTGATAATCAGCCCGTCCGGCTTTTCTATAATATGGGCACCTAAAGCACTAAGCCCGTCGTGAATTGCTTTTAGACGGTCGCTTTCCTTGATTCGTAGCCGTTGGGCATTCGATATTACTGTCCTTCCCGGACTGAGGGCGGCACACACGGCAAGCGCCGGAACAAGATCCGGAATTTCACCTGCGTCGATCTCAATACCAGAAAGCGTGCCGGCTTTTGCATGAAGAGATCCATCTTTTTGCCAGTTTATTTGTGCGCCAAATTTTCGAAATAATTCCAAGGCGGCGCGGTCTCCCTGAGCAGAGTCTTTTGAAAGACCTAAAAAAGAAAGATCGCTGCCGAGAGCTGATGCTGCGAGAAAAAATGCGGCTTGACTCCAGTCGCGTTCGACAGAGAACCGGCAGGCATGATAGGCTTGCCCTCCTGGAATCTGCCACCCGGTTTCGGTGGGAATGACCGTGACGCCAAAGGAAACCATGGTTTCGATCGTCATTTCCACATATGCGGTACTTTGCAGCGGCGTTGTCAAAACAATTTCACTGTTTCCTTTTAACAGCGGCAAAGCGAGCAGAAGGCCTGTTATAAACTGACTGCTGACGTTTCCGGGTAAAGAGAAAGTGCCGCAGGTAAGCTTTCCGGAGATTGCTAATGGAAGACCACCTTTTGTATCGCAGGTAAGGCTATGTGCAGGTAGGCAGTCAAGATAACAGCCAATCGGCCTTTGCGGAAGGCGCCCATGGCCTGTAAAAAGCGCCGGAATCCCCAGAACACCGAAAATCGGAATTAAAAACCGCAGGGTGGAGCCACTTTCTCCGCAGTCTACCGGTATGGGACCGAATGGAAGGGAATCTTTTTTTAGCCCGGAGACACGCAAAAGGTCTTCTTGCAGCGCAACATGCGCGCCCAATACCGAGATAGCACGGATTGTTGCTTCGATATCCTTGCTGTCTGCAACCGGAGAGAGAAAGCTTTCTCCTTGGGAAAGCGCTGCACAAATAATTGCACGGTGGGCAGCACTTTTGCTGGGTGGAACAGAAAGCTTTCCAGAGAGGCTCCCTGGAGAAATAACAGCAGAGCTCATCTTAACACCTCGCACAGCTTTGGCAATTCTGAGCGCGGAGTTTTGCGAAGAAAAGCATCGCCGATTTGATGCAGAAGAACGAGATTGATACTGTCTGCAGTACTTTTTTTATCGTTTCCGGTGGCAGCAATCAAGTCGTCAATGGATTCTGTAAAAGAAGTGGGAAGTGCGTACTTCTGCAGCAATTCTGCAATTTCAGTATGGGTTCCGGTAGGAGTAACGCCCAGTCCTTCTCCAATCTTAGCGGCGATCACACAGCCGATTCCAACAGCGGCACCATGAGTAAGACCACCGTAGCTTTGCAGCCGTTCCAGTGCGTGGCCAAAGGTATGTCCAAAGTTGAGCATCATTCGTTCACCGGTGTCGAACTCATCCCGTTCCACAACGGCACGTTTAATTTCGATGCACTGACGAATCAGATCGCAGAGCTTTTCGGAACTTTGCCGCAGAGAATCGATATGATTTTCTTTTAAAAAGTCAAACAAGACGCGGCTCTTGATACATCCATATTTAATAGCTTCTCCCATGCCATCCGAAAAAAATTGATCAGGAAGCGTTTTTAATGTATTAGGATCAATCAGAACAAAGGAGGGCTGATGAAATGCACCAACCATATTTTTGCCCTGCGGAAGATCAACGCCTGTCTTTCCACCGACAGAGGAATCAATCTGTGAAAGCAAACTGGTGGGAACCTGAATAAACGGGATTCCCCTTAAAAAGCTGGCAGCCGCAAATCCGGCCATATCTCCGGTGACTCCGCCTCCCAATGCGACGACAAAGTCGGTACGGGTCAAATGTGCTTCACAAAAAGCATCGTAAAAAGATGAAATTGTTGTGAGCGTTTTTCGTGCTTCTCCGGCTTCAAAAGAAACGGTAGAAACAGAAAACCCGGCTGTTTTTAAGCTTTCTTCTGCTGTTTTTCCATAGAGGGGCAATGTATGGCTGTCTCCGATAACACAGCAGCGAGCAGCTTTCGGGAAAAGTTGGGCAGCGCGTTTGCCAAGTCCCTTGATACACCCCGGCTCGATTTGAATTTCATAAGGATGTCCAACCTGTATCTGTAAAATCATTCTCCCAATTTCTCCTTTACTAAACGACCTTGCCGAAGAAGAGATTCCAGTTTTGGTTGATCTTTGGCGGCAATCGCATCCCGAATTGCACTGAGATTGCGGATCAGTGTATTGAGTTCGGTTTGAAGCGGTCCTGCATTATCCAAAAACAGTTCGGACCAGAGCACTTCGTTGATATTGGCGACTCTGGAAACGTCTCGGTAACTGCCGGCTGAAAAGCCTCGGTGCTGTGGGCAGTAAGGACTCATCACATAGGCGCAGGCCAAGGCATGCGGAATCTGACTCGTAAAAGCGATCATTGCGTCGTGGTGTTCCGGTGTTGTAATGATGGCGCGGCCAAAGCCAAGTTCATAAGCGGTTTCTTTTAAAATTTCAACAGCACTTTGGGGAGCACCGCAGGGAACGATCAGATAGCTTGCACCACGGAACAGATCAGCCTGCGAAGCCGAAAATCCATGTTTTTCTGTTCCAGCCATCGGATGGCTGCCACAGTAGGTGAATCCACCAAGTTGAGAAAGTTCTTTCAGTTTGGCACAGACCGCAGTTTTGATTCCGCAGACGTCTGTGACAATTCCATCCGGATTAAAGGCATGCAGATGGGATTTTACAAATTCAATATCAGAACCGGGATAAAGGCATAGATAGGTCAAATCTGCCGATTTTAAATCGGCTAAATCGGCTTCTTTTTGAATGGCCCCGATAGAGAGGGCTTCTTCCAGAACGGCAGGATCACTGTCAAATCCGGTAACGAGGCTGTCTGTATATTCGGAAAACGCACGAGCAAGGCTTCCGCCGATCAGCCCTAAACCTACAATTACAATTCGCTTTTTCTGCT
This genomic window from Caproicibacterium sp. BJN0003 contains:
- the prmA gene encoding 50S ribosomal protein L11 methyltransferase; translation: MDWTDLTVTVLQKDSETAEAIAQMVVPYGIYIEDYSDLEEGTWEITHVDVIGEELLKKDRSKTIIHIYLEPDQNPAEATAFLQERLKASGIKSEIGSSNCRMEDWINNWRKYFHPIPVGKKLLIRPDWEEVKDPGGRTVLHLEPGLAFGTGTHETTRLCLELLETYLKPGDEVLDVGCGSGILGVAALLLGAKKAVGVDIDPLAVETAVSNAKRNGVADSFVGISGDLTEKVTGTYQIVVANIVADVILRLTKDVERFFCEDTVYLMSGIIDEREQDVLDGLKDRFEILERREERGWVALAARRKKNL
- a CDS encoding bifunctional chorismate mutase/prephenate dehydratase, encoding MELSDIRKEIDQIDAQLLPLLTARMECAKKVAVYKKEHQIPVLNSKREEEILDRVEKEAGEYGGTARVIFSAIMSQSRALQHQMLSAGKPLRQLLQNAREAPKKSNRIACLGSPGSYSHLELLTLYPKAQPVFCPNFSSIFSTLEKEDADLALVPIENSSAGSVLEVYDLLLKYRYYIIAAGKLCVNNVLASKSGSLDGVTSLYSHPQPLMQCSTFVESCGLSVKKCRSTTEAAAMAAKDPNSAALCGKKAAEENQLKIVPLKVQNCSANHTRFLVLSRELCLSKKADKISVCFNLPHRTGSLNGVLSRFAAAEMNLTKIESRPIIGKEFEYDFYLDFSGNIHDPVVLELLCSLWDELPRFSFLGNYPEN
- the aroC gene encoding chorismate synthase, coding for MSSWGERVKLTIFGESHGPMIGMVLEGLPAGEMIDLEAVKKQMARRAPGNDPTATARKESDTPIIVSGICNQITTGAPLCAVIENSNQHSGDYESLKNIPRPGHADYAAFLRYHGFSDLRGGGHFSGRLTAPLVLAGAICRQILERRGIVIGAHAYAVHNVFDTPFDSVNIDAKTLSALNTAFFSVIDSKAQEKMRQKIEAARLQADSVGGIVECACVGIPGGYAEEGMFGGVESVLSSILFGIPACKGVEFGDGFKVSSLLGSENNDSYFYDETGSIKTHTNHVGGILGGITTGMPLIFRCAFKPTPSIAKEQNSVDLSTHRNVKLQIKGRHDPCIVPRAIPVVEAAAALAIMNLWRD
- the aroA gene encoding 3-phosphoshikimate 1-carboxyvinyltransferase, coding for MSSAVISPGSLSGKLSVPPSKSAAHRAIICAALSQGESFLSPVADSKDIEATIRAISVLGAHVALQEDLLRVSGLKKDSLPFGPIPVDCGESGSTLRFLIPIFGVLGIPALFTGHGRLPQRPIGCYLDCLPAHSLTCDTKGGLPLAISGKLTCGTFSLPGNVSSQFITGLLLALPLLKGNSEIVLTTPLQSTAYVEMTIETMVSFGVTVIPTETGWQIPGGQAYHACRFSVERDWSQAAFFLAASALGSDLSFLGLSKDSAQGDRAALELFRKFGAQINWQKDGSLHAKAGTLSGIEIDAGEIPDLVPALAVCAALSPGRTVISNAQRLRIKESDRLKAIHDGLSALGAHIIEKPDGLIINGISAFHGGEVDGFHDHRIVMALSIAALSAESPVTIHGAEAIQKSYPNFFEDFKRLGGNVHVIMG
- the aroB gene encoding 3-dehydroquinate synthase encodes the protein MILQIQVGHPYEIQIEPGCIKGLGKRAAQLFPKAARCCVIGDSHTLPLYGKTAEESLKTAGFSVSTVSFEAGEARKTLTTISSFYDAFCEAHLTRTDFVVALGGGVTGDMAGFAAASFLRGIPFIQVPTSLLSQIDSSVGGKTGVDLPQGKNMVGAFHQPSFVLIDPNTLKTLPDQFFSDGMGEAIKYGCIKSRVLFDFLKENHIDSLRQSSEKLCDLIRQCIEIKRAVVERDEFDTGERMMLNFGHTFGHALERLQSYGGLTHGAAVGIGCVIAAKIGEGLGVTPTGTHTEIAELLQKYALPTSFTESIDDLIAATGNDKKSTADSINLVLLHQIGDAFLRKTPRSELPKLCEVLR
- a CDS encoding prephenate dehydrogenase, with the protein product MKQKKRIVIVGLGLIGGSLARAFSEYTDSLVTGFDSDPAVLEEALSIGAIQKEADLADLKSADLTYLCLYPGSDIEFVKSHLHAFNPDGIVTDVCGIKTAVCAKLKELSQLGGFTYCGSHPMAGTEKHGFSASQADLFRGASYLIVPCGAPQSAVEILKETAYELGFGRAIITTPEHHDAMIAFTSQIPHALACAYVMSPYCPQHRGFSAGSYRDVSRVANINEVLWSELFLDNAGPLQTELNTLIRNLSAIRDAIAAKDQPKLESLLRQGRLVKEKLGE